The window CTCGCAAATCAATGCCGCAAAGGCTGCGCTGCACAAATGCGGTCAAATCGTGCTCGAAGGCCACATCCAACACTGCGTGAAAGACGGCATCGCCCACGGCGATGCGGAAAAGACGGTCGAGAGCTTCACCAAGGCGGTCGAGCGCTTCGCCAATATGGGATGAGACTTTGTGAACGTCAGCTGCACCCTGTGGGCTTGATTTGCGGAACGTTTTCATATACGACTTTGGCATACGGATTAAAACGAATACCGAAAGCGCCCGGCTAATTCTACTTCTTCTCGCCAAATTGCGCGAGAGCTTCGGAGAAGTCCTCAACGAGTTCGACCGCGCCCGTGTATTCGCCGTTCTCGTCGTAGATGGCGAGATAGCGCACGCCGACAGGCTT of the Selenomonas sputigena genome contains:
- a CDS encoding metal-sensing transcriptional repressor — its product is MRQCMDMENLHRRLRKIRGQVEALDRMVEEEIPCEDLLSQINAAKAALHKCGQIVLEGHIQHCVKDGIAHGDAEKTVESFTKAVERFANMG